The following nucleotide sequence is from Deinococcus betulae.
CCGCCCATGATGTCCGGGGACAGGGGAGCAAAATGCAGCACCGCGTCCAGGCGGTTGCGGAATTCGGGGGTAAAGGTGCGTTTGACCGCCTCGTTTTCCTCACCGGGGCGGCCCACCCGCGAAAAGCCCAGCGCCGGGCGTGCGGCGTCGGCGGCCCCCGCATTGGTGGTGAACATCAGCAGCAGGCCGCGTCCATCTACCTTCTTGCCGGTGTGGTCGGTCAGTGTGCCGTGGTCCATCAGTTGCAAAAAGAGGTTGTACACGTCGGGGTGCGCCTTCTCGATCTCGTCCAGCAGCACGACGGCGTGGGGATGCTTGGCTACGGCGTCGGTCAGCAGGCCGCCCTGGTCAAAGCCCACATAGCCGGGAGGCGCGCCGATCAGCCGCGCCACGGTGTGGGCCTCCTGGTACTCACTCATGTCAAAGCGGGCCAGGTGGATGCCCAGCCGCTCGGCCAGGGCGCGGGCCAGTTCAGTTTTGCCGACCCCCGTGGGCCCCGCCAGCAGGAACATGCCCTGCGGTTTCTGGGGGTCGCGCAGCCCGGCGCGGGCCAGTTTGACGGCACTGGCGACGGCCGACACCGCCGCGTCCTGCCCAAACACACGCGCCTTCAGGTCGGCTTCCAGGGTGGCCAGCGAGGTCACCTCCTCGGCCTTGACGGTGCCCAGCGGCACGCGGGCCATGCGGGCCACGGTGGCCTCTATGTCGGGCACGTCCAGGGTGCCGCCCTGCCCAGCGCTGGACCGCGCGGCCCCGGCTTCATCCAGCACGTCAATGGCCTTGTCGGGCAGAAAGCGGTCACGCAGGTGGCGCACCGACAGGCGCACCGCCGCGTCCAGCGCCGCTGGGGTGTAGGTGACCCCGTGGTGCGCGGCGTAGCGCCCCGCGAGGCCCTGCACGATGCTCAGGGCGTCCTCCTCGCTGGGTTCGGGGACCTCCACGGTCTGAAACCGCCGCCACAGGGCGCGGTCTTTTTCCAGGTGGCGCAGCTCAGCGGGGGTGGTGGCCCCCAGCACCCGCAGCCCCCCCCGCGCCAGCGCAGGTTTCAGAAGGTTGGCGGCGTCCACGCTGCCGCCTTCGGTGGCCCCGGCGCCGACCAGGGTGTGCAGCTCATCAATAAACAGCACCGCGTTCTGCCCGTCCAGCGCGGCCAGCACGGCCTTCAGGCGGGCCTCGAAATCCCCCCGGTAACGGGTGCCGGCCAGCAGGGCACCCAGGTCCAGAGCGTACACGGCGGCGCCGCGCAGGAATCCGGGGGCCTGCCCACCCACCACGCGCTGCGCCAGCCCCTCGGCCAGCGCGGTTTTGCCCACGCCGGGTTCACCCACCAGGACGGGGTTGTTCTTGGTGCGCCGCGCCAGGATGTGCGTCACGCGCTCCAGTTCCGGCGTGCGGCCAATCACTGGGTCAAAGGCGCTGGCGCGAGCCTGAGCGGTCAGGTCGCTGGCATAGGCGGCTAGCGGGTCCGGCTCGGCTTCGGCGGGCTGGTCGGGGCCAGTGGCGTCCACACCGGCCACCCGGCGCTCCCGTTCGCGGCCCGGGACCTTGGCCGCGCCGTGGGACAGGTAGCTCAGGACGTCCAGGCGCGTCACACCCTGAGCTTCCAGGGCGGCGCGGGCGGCGCTGTCTTCTTCTTCCAGCAGCTCGGCCAGCACCCGCGCGCCGTCGGCCTGCTCGCGGCCCTTGCCGCTGGCGTGCAGTTGCAGCACGGCGCCTTCCACGACCCGGTGAACGCCCAGGGTAAAGTCCGGCTCGGCGTCCTCCAACTGCTCCAGGGTGTTTAGATGGTGGCTGAGGTCGCCGCGCAGCCGCTCGACATCCACCGCCAGGGCCAGCAGGGCTTCCAGCGCTTCAGGGTCGTGGGTCAGGGCCAGCAGCAGATGTTCCTGGGTCACGTATTCGTGCCCGGCCTCGCGGGCGTAGTCGGCTGCCCGCCCAATCGTGACTTGTAAGTGGTCGCCAATCATAAATACCTCTGCACACGGAAGCGCGCGCCTCCACGGTCCTGTGAGGCCGTGTGGCTGGGCTGAGGACAGGGAGGACGCTGCCTCCAGGCTGAGCAACTGTCCCGCCTCATTCGCTCGCCTCTGGCTCGGCAACCACCCGCAGCGGGTGGCCCTCTCGCTGGGCGTGGCCCATGACCTGTGCCACCTTCGTTTCGGCCACGTCGCGCGGGTAGACGCCCGCCACCCCCTGCCCCTTGTGGTGAACCGCCAGCATAATCAGCTGCGCGTCCTGCTCGGCTTTGTGGAAATAGCGGCGCAGCACCAGCACCACGAAGTCCATCGGCGTGTAATCGTCATTGAGCAGCAGCACCCGGAACAGCCGGGGCCGCTCTGTCTCCGTGCGCTCCAGCGTCTGGGTGCTGTGCTGTTCGTCCCGGCGCGTCATGGGGCCGAGTGTAGCGGGCAGGGCGCCAGGCGGCAGGAACGTGCCTTACGGTCAAGGTTAACCCCCCTCCACAGGGGAAGGGGGGCGCCAGGGGAAAACTGGGTGGTCAGGCTTTGGGGTTGGGCTGCCCGGCGGGCCGGGTGGTGTCCTGGGCGGCCGTTTTGAGATCGGCAGCGGCCGGGGTGGCGGCGGTTTTTGCCTCGGCGCCCGCCTGCTTGGCCGCGTCCTTGAGGTCATTGCCGGCCTGCTTGGCGTCGGCAGCCGCCTGGCCGGCGTTCTGTTTCACTTCAGTCTTGACGTCCGCCGCCTTGTCGCTGGCGGTGTTCGCCACGTCGCGGGCGGCAGCGCCAGCCTGGGTGGTCGCCCCACTGACAGCCGTTTTCACGTCGCCGGCCACCTCTTTGGCCTTGTCCAGCGCCGCCTGCGTGCCGCCCGAGGCGGCGTCTTTGACCTCGCCGGCCTTCTCGGCAATGACGGCGCCCGCATCCTTGGCGGCGTCTTTGGTCTTCTCCCAGCCCTTGGTGACGCTCTGGCCCACGTCGTGGGCGGCGTCTTTCAGGCCCAGTTCGGCCAGCTTGGCGTCCAGGGCGCGGCGGTTTTGCTCGCGGCTGAAGTAGTACGCGCCGGCGCCCACCAGGGCACCCAGCACCAGCAGCCGTTTCAGGGGAAAGTGATGACTCATGAGAAGCAGCCTACGCCCCCCTCATCTGTGCAGGATGAGCTGCAATTTACGCGCAGTTCACGCCGTTGCAGCTTGGTCCCGATTCCGAACATTCCTCAGGGTAGGAGGGCGTTGGGCTGGCTGGCGCTGCAAAGCGGCACCGTCCAGGGTGGAGGAGAGGGTACGGGGCTCCGGGAATTGGACTTGCAAAGCACCGACGGGGCAATCTTAGGTGCCCTTCTGACTCTTCCGAAAACGGATGAATTTCCTACGGCCCGCCCAGCCCCAGGCGCCGGGCCAGCCCTTCGCTGAAAATCCAGTCCTCGGGCTCGTCCAGGCCCTGCACCTCGACCAGCACGCAGCCGCGCGCCAGGTAAAACGCGGCAATTGTGCTCCAGGCCTCGTCTTCGGTGGCGGCCGTTTCTTCGATGTCGTCCAGCGTTCCCCACAGGTCACCGTCCACCTCGGCGCTGCGCAGGGCCTCGGCGTGGGCGCTCAGGGCCCAGGCGTCCACCGCCTCGTCTGGGGCGTAGGTTTCGCCGGGCCGGCGCACGTCCAGGCGGTCATCCCGCTCGTACAGGGACGCCAGGAAGGTGGCCCAGGCATCTGGGGTCAGGACAAAGGCAGAGGGGCGCTCGCTCACGCCGGCCAGTGTACGGGCCGCTGCCGCAGGCCGTGAAGAAACGGTGCAGGCGCGCCCAGGGCAGGCCAGTACACTTGCGCTATGACCGCGTTTACGCCGCGCCGCGCACCCCTGCTGCTGACTGTGCTTCTGACCTGCTTGCTGGTGCCCCTGCTGGCTGGGTGGGCCGGGGCGCAGTCCGGTGGAGGCTTTGGCGGGCGCAGTTCGGGCAGCTCGGGGGGGAGCTCCGGCGGCAGTTCGGGGGGGTACAGCAGTCCGTCGCGTGGGGGGGGGTACAGCGGCGGCTACGGGGGCGGGTACAGCGGCCCCATCATTATCAATAATGGCGGCTACGGCGGTGGGTACGGCTACAGCAGCGGCGGGGGCGGCCTGATTGGCCTGCTGGTGCTGGGCGTGGTGATTTTCCTGGTGGTGGGCGCCCTGCGCCGGGGTCTGGGCAGCGGCGGCGCACGCGGGCTGGGGGCCGTCAGCGGCACTGCGCAGGCCCTGAGTGTGCAGTTGCTGCTGGCCGAGGGGGATGAGGTCAAGCGCGCCCTGGGCCGCGTGGCCCAGAGCGGCGACCCCGACACCAACGAGGGCCTGACCCGCATGTTGCAGGAAGCCGCACTGGTGGTGCTGCGCCACCCCGAGCGCTGGGTGTACGGCAATGTGGAACGCGCCCAGGGCTCGGCCGCCACCGCCGACAGCCAGGTGGGCGCCTGGGCCACCCAGGCCCGCGCCGCCTTTACCGAGCAGACCACCAGCAACTACCAGAACCGTGATCCCCACAGCGGCTATCAGCGCCGCGACGACTACACCTTTCAGGCTGACGCCGGCGACCAGTACCTGGCAGTCACGATTGCGGTGGCCGCCCACACACTGGCGGGGCTGCCCCCAGCCGGCGCCACCAACGCCGGTGAAGCCCGCGCCGCCCTGAGCGCCCTGAGCAGCGTGACCCCCGGCGACCTCATTCGGGCTGAAGTGGTCTGGAGCCCCGACGCTCCGGGCGAATTCCTGAGCGAGGACGAGGCCATTCAGAAGTATCCCGAGCTGACAAGGCTGTAGGGGAGGATAGGGGCCTGATGTCCCGCGCTGAACGGGTGTGGGAGCCCTCTGGCGAGAAGGCCAGGCTGGCGCTCTCTCAGCTGTGTATGCGCTCCGTGACCTGGCTGGACGGACTTCAGGCTTTGCTCGCTGGAGTTAGCCCCTCATCGAGCTTGCTGCCTGATACCGACTCCGATTGAATCGCTTGCAAAAGCGGTTCAATCCGAGCGGAGCGAGCAGGAGAGAAACGAGGTCCGGGCGTGGAGCCGGCAAATCGGCTCCTTTCCGATTTGTCGGCGGAACACACAGAGTCCGGAGGAGCCCTTCTCTGAAGCACAGCTGTGACCCCTTTCTCCTGCAACTCTGGGCACGGTCTGGGGTCGCGTTGGCACCCTATGCTGCTTCCAATGGCCCGCCGCCGCGCTCCCTCTGCCTGGCCTCCGCCGCCCCGGCCGCCTGACTGCTGCGCCCTGTGTGAGCGTGAGGTGCCGCAGCTGACAGAGCACCACCTGCTGCCCCGTTCTCAGGGCCGGCGGCAGGGGCTGAAGGCCGCCGAATTGCCGACCACGCTCCTGTGCCCGGCCTGCCACAAGTTCCTGCACCGCACCCTGACGAATGCGGAACTGGCCCGCGACTACCGCGACTTGCCCGCACTGCGTGCCCAGGAGGACGTGGCCCGCTTCGTGGCCTGGATTCGCCGCCAGCCCCCTACTAAAGCGGTGCGGGTGAAGTAATACGGACTCCGATTGAATCGTTTGCAAAAATGATTCAATCCGAGCGGGCTTGCAAAGCTGCGCAGCAGAGCGAGCAGGAGAAAAAGCGGGCTGAAGGGCGTGGAGTTAACGAATCGGTTCCTTCATTTGTTAACGAAATAGACGGAATCCGTATAAAAATCAGGCGCGCTGAGAGCGTTTCTCAGCGCGCCTGACCCGCCAACAGCTTTATTTCAGCGTGCCCACATAGGCGGCCACGGCGGCCAGGTCGCCGTCCGTTATGGGTTTGAGGGCAATGCGCATGGCGTCGGGGTAAGCGATTCCCACGGGCGGCAGGGCGCGGTACTCCTTCAAGGCCGCCAGAACAGCGGTTTCACCCAGGCCAACCAGACTGGGAATGCCCAGGGCGTCGGCCCCCTGCCCGTCTTCGCCGTGGCAGACCACGCAGGCCATGACATTGCGAGCCGGGTCGCCTTCCAGATATAGGGCTGTGCCCTGAGCCAAGCGGGCAGCAGCCGTGGCAGCGGGTGGGGTGGAGACCGGGCTGGCCGGCGGCGTGGTGGGAGCCGCTGGGGTAGCTGGCGCTGGGGTGCTGGGCACGGGGGCCGCCGGTGTGGCGCCGGCCTGGGCGTAGTGCGCCGCCACATCCACGATGTTCTGGTCCGACAGCTGAGAGGCCACCCCCTGCATGACAGGGTTGCGCCGGGTGCCGGCCCGGAAGGCCACCAGCGCCTCCTGAATTCGGGCCGCACTCTGGCCTTCCAGCACAGGCGCGCGTCCCCCGGCCCGGTGGCAGCCGGCGCAGGAACTGGCCGCCAGGGTTGCGCCGCGCGCCGCGTTCGGGGTGGCGCTCAGGGCGCCGGCAGAGGAGGGGGTGGTCTGGGCCAGCACGGCGCCCGCCAGCATCAGGGCCGGCAGGCCAGCGGCAACAAGACGAACAGACAGGCGGTAACGTGTGCCCATAACAACCTCCCAAAAGCCTGCGGGTGAACTGCTGCTTTAGTGTACGGGCTGCGGCGCCGGGACCGACACCCCGGTCTGTGCAGGCAGCCAGCGGCGCAGCACGGCGGGCACCACCTCGGCCGCGACGACCACCAGCAGGGCGTAGCGCAGCACCCGCACGACGGTCAGGTCTTTGAGGGCGTCGGGCAGGGCGCTCAGGCCAAAGTAGACGGCGAACACCATCACCAGGCCGGCGACCGCCACGATCAGGCGGCCCGTCAGGTCACGCGGCGGGGCGAAGGTGGGGCGGGTCACCCAGAAGCCGGCCAGCAGGCCCAGGCCCACCCCCACCTCGCGCGGGGTGTTCGCCGGCAGCACGGCGGCCACCACCAGCACCAGTGCCGGAGGCAGCCAGCGGCCCAGGTCGTGTTCCGGGAAATGGCTCCGGGCAGCGGCGTAGGCGAACAGCCCGCCCAGCAGCAGCCCCACCACCACGTCGCTGGGATAGTGCACCCCCAGCGCCAAGCGGGAGACCGCCACCACCGCCACCAGCAGCGCCGCCGCCACCCACAGCCAGCGCCGGCCCAGCTGCGCGGCCATCCCGAACCACAGGGTCGCGCTCATCTGGGTGTGGCCACTGGGCAGCCCCGGCCCGCCGGCCGTCGCTTTGGCCGCCTCAGAGGCCACCGAGGGATCATTGAAAAAGGGGCGCGGCAGGTCCAGGCCGTATTTCAGCGCCGAATTGACCAGATAACTCAGGGCAAAGGCCACGCCCAGGTTGCGCCCGCCACTGGGCCACACCAGCCAGGTGTACAGCGCCAATGCCACGATAAAGACCTCGTCACGCCCCAAGTTCGTGACCGCCATCCAAAAACTGTCCATGTGCCGCCTATTGTGACTTATTTTTCACATGGTCGGGTGCCGCGTGGCCACTGCGGCGCGGTAAACTGCGGGGTATGACTCTTGCTCAGCCTGACGTTTTGCAGGCCACCACTCATAAGGCGCCCAACGCCCTGGAACTGCGCGGAATTACCAAGCGCTTTCCGCTGGTGCTGGCCAACGACGATATTTCCATGCATGTGCGGTGGGGCAGCGTGCACGCCCTGTGCGGTGAAAACGGCGCCGGCAAAAGCACCCTGATGAAAATCGTGTACGGCATCCAGCCGCCCACCAGCGGCCAGATTGTCGTGGACGGCGAAGTCGTGGACCTGACCAACCCCAGCGAGGCCATCCGGCGCGGCATCGGCATGGTGTTTCAGCACTTCATGCTGGTCGAGACCCTGACCGTGACCGAGAACGTGATTCTGGGCGCCGAGCCGACCAGTGGCGGGGCCATCAACTACGCCGCCGCGCGCAAGCGGGTGGCCGAGCTGATCAAGCAGTTCAACTTTGACCTGAACCCCGACGCCACCGTAGGCGAGTTACCAGTGGGCCTCCAGCAGAAGGTCGAGATTCTGAAGACCCTGTACCGGGGCGCGCGCATCCTGATTCTGGACGAGCCGACGGCGGTGCTGACCCCCAGTGAAACCGACGAACTGTTCGACTTTCTCAAGAACCAGTACGCCGCCAGCGGCAACGCCGTCATCTTCATCAGCCACAAGCTGCATGAGGTGCTGCACATCAGTGACACCATCAGCGTGATCCGCGACGGCCGGATGATCGGCACCATTTCGGCCCAGGGGGCCACCACCGAGCTGCTGGCCCGCATGATGGTGGGGCGCGAGGTCACCCTGAAGGTGCAGAAAAAAGCGGCCCAGCCAGGCGCCGCCGCCCTGGACGTGCAGAATGTGGTCGTGAAGGGCGAACACCGCAACGCGGTGGACAACGTGAGTTTTCAGGTGCGCGCGGGTGAGGTCGTGGGCATTGCCGGCGTGGAGGGCAATGGCCAGAGCGAGCTGATCGAGGCGATTACGGGTCTGAGAACCTACAGTGGCCAGATCACCTATCTGGGCAAATCGGCCAAGGGCGTGCGCGAGGTTGAGGCGTCGGGCCTGTCCCATGTCCCTGAGGACCGCAACGAACGCGGCCTGGTGCTGGAGATGACCACCGCTGAGAACTACATTCTGGGCGAACATGACCGGGCGCCGTTTGCTGGGCCCTTTGGCTTTCTGAAGCGCGACGTCATTGAAGACAACGCCCGTAAGCTCAGCGAGCAGTACGACGTGCGCCCCCGCAGCGCCAGCCTGCAGGCCGGGCGTTATTCGGGCGGCAACGCGCAGAAACTCATCGTGGCGCGCGAGATGCGCAAGGGGCCCAAGATTCTGGTGGCCAGTCAGCCCACGCGCGGGGTGGACATCGGCGCCATCGAGTTTATTCACAGCCGGATCGTGGAGGCGCGCGATCAGGGCCTCGCCGTGCTGCTGGTCAGTGCTGACCTGGGCGAAGTGATGAACCTGGCCGACCGCATTCTGGTGATGTACGAGGGCAAGGTGGTGGGCGAGGTGGACGCGGCCAACGCCACGGAAACGCAGCTGGGACTGCTGATGACGGGCAGCGGTGAGGACACGACGACGACGAAAGCGGGCTGGTAAGGCTCGGTGGATGGGGCGCCTCCGGTGTGGGGGCGCTTTTTTTGTTTTTCGGCGGGGGTGCCCCACCCCCCAGCCCCCATCCCCAGAGGGGACGGGGGAGCGGGCGTTGGCACTGGGCAAGAGTTTTGACTGGCGTTGGCCGGCTTGCTCTGTTCGTTTTCGTGTCCGGCCTCGACGCCATCCTGCCGCCCACCGGAAGGGCCTGCGCGCTGCGCGCACAATGGCCTCGCCTGGACTTGGGCGCTGAGGGGGCAAGGTGTGTCGGTGCGGCCCAGAGGTTCGACTTTTGAAAAGACAAAAGAAAGGCGCTTAAGCAGAAGCGCCTTTCAAAAGTAGACCCTCGTGTTTTAAGCGTCCCCACCTTGCCCCGTTACGGGGAGAGCAACGGAAGCCGTCGTGCGCGCAGCGCGCGGGCGTAAGCCGATGGGCGGCAGGTGGACCACGGCGTCTATAGCGCCGAATGACCTGGCCTCTCCGCCGCGCCAGTCAATCCCTGCCCAGTGCCAACGTCCGCTCCCCCTGCCCCTCTGGGGGAGGGGGCTGGGGGGTGGGGCAAGTCAGTTCAGACGCTCTCTATCCATAGGGCAGAACATTAACCCTCCCCACTCTCCTTCTTCCCCGTCAAACTGATCCCCGCACTCGCCGCAATCACGCACCCCATCGCTAGCCACTGCACCAGCGTCAGGCGTTCATGCAGAAATAGGAACCCGCTGAGGGCCGCAATCGCCGGTTCCAGACTCATCATCACGCCAAAAATCCGGGCCGGAATGGCGCGCAGGGCACGCATTTCGAGGGTGTAGGGCAGGGCACTGGAGAGAGCCGCCACCGCCAGGCCCAGCAGCAGGGCGTGCGGCGAGAGCAGGGCGGGCCCGGCCTGCACGGCGCCGAAGGGAAGCACCATCAGGGCCGCCACCCACATGCCCCCCACCACGCCGGTGGTGCCGGGAACGCGGCGGCCCACGGCTCCCCCCGCCAGGATGTATCCGGCCCATAGGGCGCCGGCGGTCAGGGCCAGAACGACGCCCTGGGCCGACACCTGCTGCGCGGCCTCACCGCCCACCGGGGCAATCAGGGCGATGCCCAGGCCGGCCAGCGCCACCCAGGCAATATCCAGGGCGCGGCGCGACAGGGCCAGGGCCAGCAGCAGAGGCCCTACGAATTCCAGCGTGACGGCCAGCCCCAAGGGCAGGTAGCGCAGCGACTCGTAGAACACCAGGTTCATCAGACCCAGGGCGGCGCCGTAGGGCACGATAACCAGCCACTGCGCGCGGGTCAGCTGGCGCAGGTTGGGGCGCAGCACCAGGGTCAGCAGCAGGGCCGCCAGCACCACCCGCAGGGCCGTGGTGCCGGCGGCACCCAGCGTGGGAAACAGCGTTTTGGCAAAGGCGGCGCCACCCTGAATGCTCAGCATGGCCAGCAGCACCGCCGGAATGGGGGGCAGCGAAAAGCGGGACCGGGAGGCGCTGACGGCGTTCGCCAGCGCTGCCTCAGTTGGCACCGGTTCAGTCGGCACTGAGGGCCACCGGGTTGTCGTTTTCGCTTTGCTCGGGCAGGTGGCGCCGGACCTCGCGCATGGCCGAGTGGATGACAGCCATCGCCATGCTCATGGTCAGCAGACTGGAAAAGCCGTAGCTGACCAGGGGAAGGGGCACGCCCGTGACTGGAAAGATACCGGCCGCCACGCACAGATTCACGAAGGCCTGACCCACGATCATGAACATGGCGCCGATGGCCATCACGCTGGCCCCGTGAATCTCGGGCGTCATGGGGCGCACGCGGCTGGCCAGGTGGGCCACGTCCAGCGCGGTGGCCACGATCAGCCAGTAGGCAAAGAGCAGCATCGCCACCCCCAGCAGCCCCGAGGTAAAGCCCACCGACGCCACAATCATGTCGGTGTGCTCGCCAAAGTAGTTGTAGCGCGGGCCGTCGGGTCCCTGGCCAGGAATACCGCCCATGCGCAGGTCGCGGTGGGCCATGCCAATCTGGTCCAGGCCCTGAGCCGTCACGTCGTCGCGGGTCTGGTAGCCGATCAGGCGCTCTTTGATATAGGGATGCTGTTCCAGGTAAATCCCGGCCACCGGAATAGCCATCAGCCCCAGCGCCAGCATGAAGCCGCTGATATTGCTGATGCGCACACCCGCCGCGTACATCAGGATGATGCCCAGGGCAAACATCAGCACGCTACTGCCCAGGTCCGGCTCCCAGAAGATGAGACCAGTGGTGAGCAGAATCATGCCCGTGGCGCTAATCAGCTTGTTCTGTACGCCCCTGCGGGCAAAAAAGGACGCCAGCATCAGGACCAGGCCCAACTTGGCCATCTCGGACGGCTGAAACCGGATGACCCCAAAGTTCAGCCAGCGCTTGGTGCCGGAACTCTCGGCGGTGCCCACCCCGATAAAGTGCACCAGCACCAGCAGCACCAGGGTGACCACCCAGACCCACGGCCCGACCTTCAGAAAGGCGCGGGGCCGCAGCCGGGCGACCACCAATGTCAGGCCCAGCGCCAGCAGCGCCTTGGGCCCGTGGTCGAGAATCTTGTCCGGGTCGGCCGCCGCAATCCCCAGCATTCCCAGGCTCAGCAGCAGCACCTGGGCGATGAGCAGCTGAACACTCATGCCTCTGCCTGCCCGGCGGCCAGCGCCTGCGCCGCGCGGCGGAAGCTCTCGCCGCGCGCCTTATAGTCGCGGAACTGGTCAAAACTGGTGCCCACTGGGGCCAGCAGGACAGTGCCACCATCCGGCAGGGCCTCCAGGCCGGCCTGCACCGCCGCCCGCATGGTGGCCTCGCCGTCCTCGCCGGTCACCACGCGGTAGGGCAGCCCCAGGCTGCGGGCCAGCGCCTCGCCGTCCTCGCCAAAAGCGATGACCTGCGTGACTCGGCCCTGCGCGGCCTGCCGCAGCGGCGCCAGTTCGGCGCCCTTATCCCGGCCGCCCACCAACCAGGCCACCGGGGGGTGGGCCCGGTCCAGGGCCGCCTGCACCGCCAGGGTGCGAGTGGCAATCGAGTCCTCGATAAAAGTGACCCCATCTTTCTGCGCCACCGTTTCAAAGCGGCCCGCGACGGGCTGCGCGCTCTGGAGGGCGGCGGCCAGCAGGCCAGGGTCGGCGGCGCGGCCCAGGTGAACCAGCAGCGCCTCAGCGGCCAGCAGGGCGGCGGCGGCATTGGCAGGGTGAATGCCGGCGGGGAGGTCGGCTGGGTAGAGAACGGAAGTGCCGTCAAATAGGGCCAGCCGCGCCGGGTCGAAGCGCCGCACCTGGGCGCGGGTCGGCACATCAAGGCCAGCGGGCAGCACGAGGACGTCGCTTTCTTGCTGCGCCGCCGTGATGTTCAGCTTGGCGGCGTGGTAGGCCGCCGGGGTGCCGTGCCGGTCCAGATGGTCAAGGCCCAGGTTCGTGATCACGGCCACCGGCAGCCGCAGGCCCGGCACCCGTTCCAGCTGAAAACTGGACAGTTCTGCCACCGCCACCTCGGCGCGGTCCACCACGTCCAGCAGCGGCGGGTCAATGTTGCCGCCCTCCAGGGCATTCAGACCGCAGGCGCGCAGCAGGTGGGCGATCAGGACGGTGGTGCTGCCCTTGCCCGCCGTGCCGGTGACGCCCACCATCGGCAGGGCCGGGTGGGCGCGGGCGGCCAGGGTGACCTCGCCAATGACCTCGGCGCCCGCCGCGCGCAGCCGCTCCAGGTCAGGGTGGTCAATGGGCACGCCCGGCGCGGCGACCACCGTGCTGTACGCCTGGGTCACGTCGCCGCGTGTCCAGCCCAGTTCGGCCATCAGCGCCTCGTCCTCGGGGGCGGGCCGCGCGTCGGTCCAGTCGGCCTGCTTGCCCTCACGGGCCAGAAAGCGGGCCACGCCCCGCCCGCTGCGGCCCAGTCCATATACCAGCACCCCGTCACGCTTCACGCCCTCAACCATAGAGCAGCGCAGGCCGCCCTTGTGAAGCGCCCATCTGGTGGGAAACAATCGCAGGGCATCTTCCGGAGGTTTGTTCATGAAGCGACCAGCTGCTCTGTCTATTCTGACGCTCTTGCCCCTGGCCCTGGCTG
It contains:
- a CDS encoding AAA family ATPase, translating into MIGDHLQVTIGRAADYAREAGHEYVTQEHLLLALTHDPEALEALLALAVDVERLRGDLSHHLNTLEQLEDAEPDFTLGVHRVVEGAVLQLHASGKGREQADGARVLAELLEEEDSAARAALEAQGVTRLDVLSYLSHGAAKVPGRERERRVAGVDATGPDQPAEAEPDPLAAYASDLTAQARASAFDPVIGRTPELERVTHILARRTKNNPVLVGEPGVGKTALAEGLAQRVVGGQAPGFLRGAAVYALDLGALLAGTRYRGDFEARLKAVLAALDGQNAVLFIDELHTLVGAGATEGGSVDAANLLKPALARGGLRVLGATTPAELRHLEKDRALWRRFQTVEVPEPSEEDALSIVQGLAGRYAAHHGVTYTPAALDAAVRLSVRHLRDRFLPDKAIDVLDEAGAARSSAGQGGTLDVPDIEATVARMARVPLGTVKAEEVTSLATLEADLKARVFGQDAAVSAVASAVKLARAGLRDPQKPQGMFLLAGPTGVGKTELARALAERLGIHLARFDMSEYQEAHTVARLIGAPPGYVGFDQGGLLTDAVAKHPHAVVLLDEIEKAHPDVYNLFLQLMDHGTLTDHTGKKVDGRGLLLMFTTNAGAADAARPALGFSRVGRPGEENEAVKRTFTPEFRNRLDAVLHFAPLSPDIMGGVVDKFLRGLQAQLKERGVTLTVTPAARARLAELGHDPALGARPLARVIETRLGRPLADELLFGRLKGGGAITADVQNGEFTFT
- the clpS gene encoding ATP-dependent Clp protease adapter ClpS, encoding MTRRDEQHSTQTLERTETERPRLFRVLLLNDDYTPMDFVVLVLRRYFHKAEQDAQLIMLAVHHKGQGVAGVYPRDVAETKVAQVMGHAQREGHPLRVVAEPEASE
- a CDS encoding desiccation-associated late embryogenesis abundant protein, which translates into the protein MSHHFPLKRLLVLGALVGAGAYYFSREQNRRALDAKLAELGLKDAAHDVGQSVTKGWEKTKDAAKDAGAVIAEKAGEVKDAASGGTQAALDKAKEVAGDVKTAVSGATTQAGAAARDVANTASDKAADVKTEVKQNAGQAAADAKQAGNDLKDAAKQAGAEAKTAATPAAADLKTAAQDTTRPAGQPNPKA
- a CDS encoding DUF1517 domain-containing protein, giving the protein MTAFTPRRAPLLLTVLLTCLLVPLLAGWAGAQSGGGFGGRSSGSSGGSSGGSSGGYSSPSRGGGYSGGYGGGYSGPIIINNGGYGGGYGYSSGGGGLIGLLVLGVVIFLVVGALRRGLGSGGARGLGAVSGTAQALSVQLLLAEGDEVKRALGRVAQSGDPDTNEGLTRMLQEAALVVLRHPERWVYGNVERAQGSAATADSQVGAWATQARAAFTEQTTSNYQNRDPHSGYQRRDDYTFQADAGDQYLAVTIAVAAHTLAGLPPAGATNAGEARAALSALSSVTPGDLIRAEVVWSPDAPGEFLSEDEAIQKYPELTRL
- a CDS encoding HNH endonuclease; the encoded protein is MARRRAPSAWPPPPRPPDCCALCEREVPQLTEHHLLPRSQGRRQGLKAAELPTTLLCPACHKFLHRTLTNAELARDYRDLPALRAQEDVARFVAWIRRQPPTKAVRVK
- a CDS encoding c-type cytochrome — protein: MGTRYRLSVRLVAAGLPALMLAGAVLAQTTPSSAGALSATPNAARGATLAASSCAGCHRAGGRAPVLEGQSAARIQEALVAFRAGTRRNPVMQGVASQLSDQNIVDVAAHYAQAGATPAAPVPSTPAPATPAAPTTPPASPVSTPPAATAAARLAQGTALYLEGDPARNVMACVVCHGEDGQGADALGIPSLVGLGETAVLAALKEYRALPPVGIAYPDAMRIALKPITDGDLAAVAAYVGTLK
- a CDS encoding phosphatase PAP2 family protein, translating into MDSFWMAVTNLGRDEVFIVALALYTWLVWPSGGRNLGVAFALSYLVNSALKYGLDLPRPFFNDPSVASEAAKATAGGPGLPSGHTQMSATLWFGMAAQLGRRWLWVAAALLVAVVAVSRLALGVHYPSDVVVGLLLGGLFAYAAARSHFPEHDLGRWLPPALVLVVAAVLPANTPREVGVGLGLLAGFWVTRPTFAPPRDLTGRLIVAVAGLVMVFAVYFGLSALPDALKDLTVVRVLRYALLVVVAAEVVPAVLRRWLPAQTGVSVPAPQPVH
- a CDS encoding ABC transporter ATP-binding protein, with product MTLAQPDVLQATTHKAPNALELRGITKRFPLVLANDDISMHVRWGSVHALCGENGAGKSTLMKIVYGIQPPTSGQIVVDGEVVDLTNPSEAIRRGIGMVFQHFMLVETLTVTENVILGAEPTSGGAINYAAARKRVAELIKQFNFDLNPDATVGELPVGLQQKVEILKTLYRGARILILDEPTAVLTPSETDELFDFLKNQYAASGNAVIFISHKLHEVLHISDTISVIRDGRMIGTISAQGATTELLARMMVGREVTLKVQKKAAQPGAAALDVQNVVVKGEHRNAVDNVSFQVRAGEVVGIAGVEGNGQSELIEAITGLRTYSGQITYLGKSAKGVREVEASGLSHVPEDRNERGLVLEMTTAENYILGEHDRAPFAGPFGFLKRDVIEDNARKLSEQYDVRPRSASLQAGRYSGGNAQKLIVAREMRKGPKILVASQPTRGVDIGAIEFIHSRIVEARDQGLAVLLVSADLGEVMNLADRILVMYEGKVVGEVDAANATETQLGLLMTGSGEDTTTTKAGW